One segment of Solanum lycopersicum chromosome 1, SLM_r2.1 DNA contains the following:
- the LOC101257592 gene encoding uncharacterized protein: MVCELIFKLVKKDSLTKLTEECQTAFDAIKNYLSSPPIFVPLREGNLLLLYLFVLDSAFGCILGLQDETRNKERDISHISMKFTPYESRYTLLERMCCWRVFFDGAANHQGKGIRAVLVSQSGQHYLMAAKLQFNCTNNMDKYEACVLGLKMVIDMNVHEFLVIGDSDLLIH, translated from the exons ATGGTGTGTGAGCTTATATTCAAGCTAGTGAAGAAAGACTCACTGACAAAGTTGACTGAAGAGTGTCAGACTGCTTTTGATGCTATTAAGAACTATTTATCCAGTCCACCTATATTTGTTCCTCTGCGAGAAGGGAAtcttttgttgttgtatttgttTGTCTTAGATAGTGCATTCGGATGCATACTTGGTCTACAAGACGAGACTAGAAACAAGGAAAGGGATATCTCTCATATAAGCATGAAGTTTACTCCATACGAGTCTCGTTACACTCTGTTGGAAAGAATGTGTT GTTGGAGAgtattctttgatggagcggCGAATCATCAAGGGAAAGGCATCAGAGCGGTCTTAGTGTCACaatctggtcagcactatcTCATGGCAGCTAAGCTCCAATTTAATTGCACGAACAACATGGATAAGTATGAAGCTTGTGTTCTTGGTTTGAAAATGGTCATTGACATGAATGTTCATGAGTTTCTtgttattggagattcagactTGTTGATTCATtaa